In Bacteroidales bacterium, the sequence TATTATAAGTGAAGGCACTGCAATAATTATTTCCCCTCTGATTGCGTTAATGAAAAATCAAGTTGATGCGATTCGGAATTTCGGACAGGAAAAAAGTATTGCGCATGTTCTTAATTCATCATTAACTCGTGCCGAATCGCTTCAAGTAAGAGAAGATGTTCTTATGGGCAAGACAAAGTTATTGTATGTTGCCCCTGAGTCACTTACTAAAGAAGAAAAAATATCTTTCTTCAAAAAAGTGAACATATCTTTCTATGCAATTGATGAAGCTCATTGTATATCTGAATGGGGACACGATTTTCGCCCTGAATATAGAAGAATACGCCCAATAGTTGATGCCATAGGACAAAAAGTTCCGATAATAGCTTTAACAGCTACCGCAACGCCTAAGGTTCAGCAAGATATACAAAAGAATTTAGGTATGATGGATGCTAACCTTTTTAAAACGTCCTTCAATAGACCAAATTTATATTATGAAGTACGTCCTAAAACCAAGGATGTCGTAAAAGAAGTTATTAAATATATTAAAAGTAATCAAGGCAAATCCGGAATAATATATTGCCTTAGTAGAAAAAAAGTAGAAGAAATTGCCGAAGTACTTACTGTGAATAATATCAGAGCTTTACCTTATCATGCAGGTCTTGATTCTACAACCAGAAAAAGAAATCAAGATATGTTCCTCATGGAAGAGGTTGATGTTATTGTTGCTACTATTGCTTTCGGTATGGGTATAGATAAACCCGATGTTAGATTCGTTATTCATTATGATATACCAAAAAGTTTAGAAGGTTATTATCAGGAAACCGGAAGAGCCGGAAGAGACGACGGTGAAGGAAACTGTATAGCTTTTTATTCTTATGACGATATTTTGAAATTAGAAAAATTTATGGCTAAAAAATCTGTTGCTGAAAAGGAAATATCAGCACAATTGTTACAAGAAACTATTGCTTACGCTGATTCTGCAATATGTAGGAGAAAACAATTACTCCATTATTTCGGAGAAAATTATAAACAAGATAATTGTCATAATTGTGATAATTGTATTAAACCTAAAGAAACATACGATGCTCAGGATGATCTGGTACTTGTACTTGAAACCGTACAGGAAGTTAAAGGTCAATTTAAAGAGAATCATATTCTTAACATTATTCTGGGAGAAAACAATACTACAATAAAACAATGTAAACATAATAAGTTGCCGATGTTCGGTAAAGGTTCATCAAATAGTGAAAAATACTGGCTTAATGTGATCAGGCATGCTTTAGTGGGAAATTTTATCTCTAAAGATATTGAAAATTACGGTTTGCTAAAATTGAGCGAAAAAGGTGCCGAGTTTTTGGAAGAACCATATTCTGTTATGTTTACCAGAGAACCTGAAGATGATGAAGAAAATGAAGATATGATTTCTTCGGGCGAGCATAAGACAAGTTCTTGCGATAAAGTACTTTTCTCCTTGCTGAAAAATTTAAGAAAAGATATTTCCAAGAAAGAAAATCTTCCGCCCTTTGTGATTTTCCAAGATCCATCATTGGAAGATATGGCTATCCAGTATCCTATTTCAATGTCGGAGTTGACAAATATTACCGGCGTTGGTCAGGGCAAAGCCGCTAAATACGGAAAACCGTTCTTGGATTTAATTAAGGTATATGTCGAAGAAAATGATATTATTCGCCCTAACGACATGGTTGTCAAGTCTGTGGTCAATAAATCGGGATTGAAAGTATATATTATTCAAAGTATTGATAGAAAAATCGATCTTGAAGATATTGCATATACTAAAGGTATAGAACTGGACGAACTTATCACGGAAATGGAAAGTATTGTTGCTTCGGGAACAAAACTTAATATTAATTATTATATTGACGAAAATATTGAACCCGAACATCAGGAAGAGATTATTGATTATTTCAGCGATGCAAGTACGGATTCGATAGAAGCTGCCCATGTTGCTCTCGGCGAGGATGAATATTCGGAAGAAGAAATACGTCTGATGAGATTGAAATATATTTCTGAAGTCGGAAATTAATTTCTTAAATGAAAAAATATTTTAATTATATACCAATACTTTGTATTGCAATAATTTTATTTGTGGGTTCTTGTAAAAGAACAAAAGTTCCGAATTATGTAATGGCAAAAGATTCCTTAATTAATATACTTATTGATTTTCATATCATTGAAGGAATTATCGCCTATGAAAATACAAACCAGCCTAATACTGCAAAATATGCTACAAAGTATTTCAATTGCTATTTCGAACTAAATAATATTGATAAAGCCCGTTATGATACGAGCTTATGGTATTATTACCGAGACCCTATTGATATTGGTAATAAAGTCAATGATGATATTGTAAATAGATTATCAATTATTGAAGCTGAAATAGATAAAATGATTATGACTGAGAAAAAGGTGCAGGATGGGAATTGAAATAATATTAAGAGAATATTTATTTTTAATAAGATTTGAAAATCCGAAACACGGAATTCCTTATATATTATCCACTAATCTGCTTGCACCGATCCTAAACAAATCTGGAGTTAACCATTCTTCTCCGAGAATTTCTTTAATAAGGTTTATATAGCCGATGGCTTCTTCGTAAGTTGAAATGCCGCCCGCTGCTTTAAATCCGATTTTTATTCCGGTTTTATCGTAATACTTTTTAATTGTTTCAAGGATATAAGTTGACGTCCCAATTGTTGCAGCCGGACTGATTTTGCCTGTGGAAGTTTTTACAAAATCCGAACCGCCTTCAATAGCCAGTTCAGAAGCAATAATAATATTCTCTTTTGTTTTCAATGCACCTGTCTCAATAATACATTTTAATTTTGCAGAACCGCAGGCTTTTTTTATTGCTTTTATTTCAGATAATACTTCGGCTATTTTTCCTTCAAGTAACTTACCGACAGAGATTACCATATCAATTTCGTCGGCACCGGAGTTTACAGCATATTCAACTTCAGCAGTTTTTATTTCGATAAATGATTGAGCCGAAGGGAAGCATCCTGCAACCGAAGCCGATTTGATGCCGCTGCCGGATAATAATTGCTTTGTTAATTTAACAAAGTTCGGATATGTGCAAACTGCGGCAACTTTCTTATCGAGCGCCTTATTGCATAATCTGCGAATCACTTCGTCATTATCATCAATACTTAATGTTGTAAGATCAACAAAATGCAAAATCTCTTTTCGATCCATAATTATTAAATTATACCTTCGCGTAAAATATCATGAATATGAATAACACCAATATAACTGTTATCATCATTAACTACCAATAATTGAGTAATCGAATTTTTTCTCATTATTTCCAATGCATTAACAACAAGAACTTCTTCTTTTACTGTTTTCGGCGCATCGGTCATAATATCATTTGCCTTTATTTTATTGATGTTCGAATATTTAGACATCATTCGCCTTAAATCACCGTCTGTAATTACGCCTATCAACTTTTTATCATCTAAAACCGCAGTAACACCAAGGCACTTTGAGGAAATTTCGTAAATGATGGTTTTAATATCGTCATTAAGATTTACAACAGGTTTGTTATTTCTTTTATAAAGATCGGAAACTTTTAAAAATAACTTTTTCCCCAATGCACCGCCGGGATGAACTTTTGCAAAATCATTAGCCGTAAAACCTCTACATTCCATAAGTGCAACAACAATAGCATCACCGATTACCAATTGTGCGGTACTGCTGGCAGTAGGGGCCAGATTGTTGGGGCAGGCTTCTTTCTGTACGTTTGAACAGAGTACGATATCGGATTCTTGTGCCAAATATGAATTTTTGTTTCCCGTTATGCAGATTATTTTATTGGCAGCAGTTTTTAAAAGAGGTAAAAGTATCTTTATTTCAGGTGTTTCTCCACTGGATGAAATACAAATAATGCAATCTTGCTTGCTAATCATTCCCAAATCACCGTGAATAGCATCGCCGGCATGAAGAAATTGTGCGGATGTTCCGGTTGAGTTTAAACTTGAAACTATTTTATTAGCAACAATTCCGCTTTTACCTATTCCGGTAAGAACAACTTTTCCTTTGGTTTCTAAAATTGTGTGGATTGCTTCAACAAAGTTATCACCAATGTAATTTATCAAATTATTAATAGAATCAGCTTCATGCTTGATTGTGTCGATTGCAATTTGTTTTATTTCTTCTGTTGATTTCATTTTACTAAATTAAATAAAAAATTAATCGGCTAACAGCACCAGACCTTTTAAATATTCGGTTTCGGGATGAAATATATTAACCGGATGATCCGGAGCCTGATGTAGTTGGTGAACTATTGAAATTTGTTTGCCGGAATCCGTTGCCGCATTGTAAATTGCGGTCAGAAAATCAGGTTTTGTTATAACTTGCGAACATGAAAAAGTGAAAAGTAATCCGTTTTTATTTAAATGTTTTAGTGCCGCTGCATTTAACCTCCGATATGCCTTCATTGCATTGTTTTTAGCGTCGGAATGTTTGGCAAATGCAGGTGGGTCAAGAATTATTATATCGAATTTTTCTTCATTGTTTTTCAAAAATTCAAAAGCATCGGCAACAACAGATTGATGATTAGCCTCTTTTCCGAAATTTAATTCGATATTTTTGTTTGCCATATTAATGGCATTTTCGGAAATATCAACAGTTACAACTTTGTTGGCGTTACCTATTAAAGCTGCAACCGAGAAAGCTCCGGTATATCCGAAAACATTAAGTACACTTTTTCCATTACAAGACTTAGAAAGTATTTCTCGATTATTTCTTTGATCAAGGAAAAAACCTGTTTTTTGTCCGTTAATCAAATCAAGATAAAACTTCATATTATTCTCGGAAAATATAGTTTCATTAACAGAGCCGTACAGAAAACCTTCTTTTAGATTATTTTCTTCCGCTTGCTTGATAGTGGCACCACTTTTAGAATAAACGGCAACGATTTCATTTTCTAAAACTTCTCTAAAGATTTCAGAGAAACAAGGTAGGAGGTTCAACATTCCAACCGAATGAGCTTGCAGAACTACAACACCGTTATAAAAATCCGCAATAAGTCCGGGAAGAATATCACTTTCTCCATGTATTATTCTGAAAGAATTAGTTTTTTTATTGTCGAAAATATTTAGCGCTTTACGACGGTTGATTGCATTGATAATCTGATTTTTCCAGAAAGACCTAATGTTTTCTTTATCAATTTTATTGAAAGAAAATATTCTAACGCAAATTGAACCGTCCTGAAAATGTCCTGTAGCAAGATATTTACGGTCGGATGAATATACTTCAACTATTTCGCCGTCTTCAAGTTCATTAGAAACGGCATATACTGCTCCCGAAAATATCCAGAGATGTTTCTTTAAGATTGATTTCTCTCTACCCGGTTTTAAGATTACTTTTGAGAAATCTGCCATATCTACTTAGTTTAAGGTAATTATAAAGTTCTTTGAATTTTCACTTCTTCAAATCCTTCAATAATATCACCAACTTTTATATCGTTAAAATTCTCAATATTCAATCCGCATTCATAGCCGGATTTCACTTCTTTTACATCATCTTTGAAACGTTTCAAAGAACCGAGATACCCGGTATAAATTACTATACCGTCACGAATTAAGCGAACTCTTGTATTTCTGGTAATTATACCTGTTTGAACCATACATCCGGCAACCGTACCAACTTTAGAAATCTTATAAACTTCGCGAACTTCAACATTACATGTGATTCTTTCTTCAATTTCAGGAGAAAGCATACCTTGTATAGCATCTTTAATTTCTTCGATTGCTTTGTAAATAACAGAGTAAGTGCGAATATCAATTTGTTCCTGCTCCGCTAATTTACGTGCATTAACAGACGGGCGCACTTGGAAACCAACAATAATTGCGTTGGATGCGGAAGCCAACATTATATCCGCTTCATTTATCTGTCCGACAGATTTATGAATAACATTAACCTGAACTTCCGGGTTACTGAGTTTCAATAATGAATCTGAGAGAGCTTCGATTGATCCGTCAACATCACCTTTAACAATGATATTAAGCTCTTTAAAGTCGCCTATAGCGATTCTGCGTCCGATTTCGTCTAGGGTAATATGTTTCTGAGTTCTCAGACCGATTTCACGTTGTAATTGTATTCTTTTGTTAACCAATGCTTTCGCATCATGTTCATTTTTGAATACGACGAAATTGTCACCGGCTTGAGGTGCACCGTTTAATCCTAGCATCAGTATAGGTTTTGAAGGGCCGGCATTTTCAATTTTTTGATTTCTGTCGTTAAACAAAGCTTTTACTTTTCCGTAATGACTTCCTGCTACGACAATATCTCCCTGATGTAAAGTTCCGTCTTGAACGAGCATTTTTGCAATGTAGCCTCTACCTTTATCCAAAGAAGATTCGATTACAGTACCTTCTGCTCGTTTTGTAGGATTACCTCTCAGATCAAGTAAATCGGCTTCGAGTAAAACTTTTTCCAAAAGAAGATCAAGGTTAGTACCTTGTTTGGCCGATATTTCCTGACTTTGATATTTTCCGCCCCAATCTTCAACCAATATACGAATAGCAGCAAGTTCTTCCTTTATTTTTTCAGGATTTGCACTTGGTTTATCCATTTTGTTGATAGCAATAACAATAGGTACATTAGCGGCTTGGGCGTGATTGATAGCTTCAATGGTTTGAGGCATTACACGGTCGTCGGCGGCAACAACAATAATTGCTATATCTGTTAGTCTGGCACCGCGGGCACGCATAGCAGTAAAAGCTTCATGGCCGGGAGTATCCAAGAATGTAATACTTCTTCCATTAGCCAAGTGAACTTCATAAGCTCCGATATGCTGTGTTATACCACCGGCTTCACCTGCAATAACATTGGTTTTTCTAATATTATCAAGTAATGAAGTTTTACCGTGATCCACGTGTCCCATAACAGTAACAACGGGATTACGTGTTAAGCGATCTTCTTCATTCTCATCCTCATCGTCAGTAATGGTTTCATTAATTTCGGCATCAACGAACTCAATATCATAACCGAATTCGTCTGCAACTACAGTCATTGTTTCAGCGTCAAGTCTTTGATTGATAGAAACAATTACACCCAAATTAAGACAGGTTTGAATAACTTGCATTACATTAACGCTCATTAAGTTTGCCAATTCATTTACGGTAACAAATTCCGTAACTTTAAGAGTGGACTTTTCAGCTTCTTTCACTTCCATTTGACGGCGACGCTCTTCTTCTTTAACATCGCGTTTGTCTCTTCTGCGTTTAGCAGCTTTATTCTTGGTTTTATGCTCTAACTCTTTTAAAGTTTCGCTAACTTGTTTTTGAATTTCTTCATCGGAAATAGCTACTTTTTTAAAGTCTTTTTTCTTTTTCGACTTTTTGTTCTTGTCTTTATCTTTATTGGTCTGATCGTTATTTTTATTTTCTTTTTGAGGTTTTTCGAGAGTATTTGCTTTATTAGGATTAACAAAATCGGTGCTTTCCTTTTTTATTCTCTTACGTTTTTTCTTTTTATTAGCATTGCTATCTCCATCGGATTTACTTTCTTTAGGCTTCTCAACAGGAAGTTCTACTTTTCCGATAATTTTAGGACCGGCAAGTTTAGGAACTCTAATACCGAATATTTCAGGTTTGGTTTCTCCATCGGTAGTTTTTTGTTCTTTAGCTTCCGAAGTTTCTTTCTTATCAGCAGCCTTTTCTTCAGGTTTTGGAGTTTCAATAGGTTTTTCTGTTTCAACTTTTGAAGTTTCCTGTTTTATTTCTTTCTCGGATGAAGGTTTTGTATTTTCCTCAATCTTTTTTGGTTCAACTTTTTCTTGAACTTTTGTTTCTTCTTTGATAGGAATTTTTTCAGAATCAGTTGGTTTTATATCTTTTTTAACAGTGGTAACCTCAGGTTTTTCTTCCTTTTTTATGGAGTCTGGTTTCTTATTTTTAGTTTCAGTTTTTTCTTCGGGTTTTTTCTTTTTTCCTCCGGCATTAATGCTGTCTAAGTCTATTTTGCCAACGATTGTAGGAGAAACAGTTTTTTCAGGACCTAAATGAAGAATGTCATTATCAACTTGTTTTTTATTAGAAGAATCTTCTTTCTTTACAGTTTTTTCAGTATCGGCAGTTGTTTTGGCAGTAGGTTTTTGTTCTTCTGTAGCAGGTTTAGTTGTTTCTGTTTCTGGGGTTTTC encodes:
- the recQ gene encoding DNA helicase RecQ yields the protein MTDMKQYSLHELLKKVFGFDSFKGDQEAIIQSVLDGQDTFVIMPTGSGKSMCYQLPGIISEGTAIIISPLIALMKNQVDAIRNFGQEKSIAHVLNSSLTRAESLQVREDVLMGKTKLLYVAPESLTKEEKISFFKKVNISFYAIDEAHCISEWGHDFRPEYRRIRPIVDAIGQKVPIIALTATATPKVQQDIQKNLGMMDANLFKTSFNRPNLYYEVRPKTKDVVKEVIKYIKSNQGKSGIIYCLSRKKVEEIAEVLTVNNIRALPYHAGLDSTTRKRNQDMFLMEEVDVIVATIAFGMGIDKPDVRFVIHYDIPKSLEGYYQETGRAGRDDGEGNCIAFYSYDDILKLEKFMAKKSVAEKEISAQLLQETIAYADSAICRRKQLLHYFGENYKQDNCHNCDNCIKPKETYDAQDDLVLVLETVQEVKGQFKENHILNIILGENNTTIKQCKHNKLPMFGKGSSNSEKYWLNVIRHALVGNFISKDIENYGLLKLSEKGAEFLEEPYSVMFTREPEDDEENEDMISSGEHKTSSCDKVLFSLLKNLRKDISKKENLPPFVIFQDPSLEDMAIQYPISMSELTNITGVGQGKAAKYGKPFLDLIKVYVEENDIIRPNDMVVKSVVNKSGLKVYIIQSIDRKIDLEDIAYTKGIELDELITEMESIVASGTKLNINYYIDENIEPEHQEEIIDYFSDASTDSIEAAHVALGEDEYSEEEIRLMRLKYISEVGN
- a CDS encoding DUF4296 domain-containing protein, whose product is MKKYFNYIPILCIAIILFVGSCKRTKVPNYVMAKDSLINILIDFHIIEGIIAYENTNQPNTAKYATKYFNCYFELNNIDKARYDTSLWYYYRDPIDIGNKVNDDIVNRLSIIEAEIDKMIMTEKKVQDGN
- the deoC gene encoding deoxyribose-phosphate aldolase; protein product: MDRKEILHFVDLTTLSIDDNDEVIRRLCNKALDKKVAAVCTYPNFVKLTKQLLSGSGIKSASVAGCFPSAQSFIEIKTAEVEYAVNSGADEIDMVISVGKLLEGKIAEVLSEIKAIKKACGSAKLKCIIETGALKTKENIIIASELAIEGGSDFVKTSTGKISPAATIGTSTYILETIKKYYDKTGIKIGFKAAGGISTYEEAIGYINLIKEILGEEWLTPDLFRIGASRLVDNI
- a CDS encoding KpsF/GutQ family sugar-phosphate isomerase, which produces MKSTEEIKQIAIDTIKHEADSINNLINYIGDNFVEAIHTILETKGKVVLTGIGKSGIVANKIVSSLNSTGTSAQFLHAGDAIHGDLGMISKQDCIICISSSGETPEIKILLPLLKTAANKIICITGNKNSYLAQESDIVLCSNVQKEACPNNLAPTASSTAQLVIGDAIVVALMECRGFTANDFAKVHPGGALGKKLFLKVSDLYKRNNKPVVNLNDDIKTIIYEISSKCLGVTAVLDDKKLIGVITDGDLRRMMSKYSNINKIKANDIMTDAPKTVKEEVLVVNALEIMRKNSITQLLVVNDDNSYIGVIHIHDILREGII
- a CDS encoding class I SAM-dependent rRNA methyltransferase, encoding MADFSKVILKPGREKSILKKHLWIFSGAVYAVSNELEDGEIVEVYSSDRKYLATGHFQDGSICVRIFSFNKIDKENIRSFWKNQIINAINRRKALNIFDNKKTNSFRIIHGESDILPGLIADFYNGVVVLQAHSVGMLNLLPCFSEIFREVLENEIVAVYSKSGATIKQAEENNLKEGFLYGSVNETIFSENNMKFYLDLINGQKTGFFLDQRNNREILSKSCNGKSVLNVFGYTGAFSVAALIGNANKVVTVDISENAINMANKNIELNFGKEANHQSVVADAFEFLKNNEEKFDIIILDPPAFAKHSDAKNNAMKAYRRLNAAALKHLNKNGLLFTFSCSQVITKPDFLTAIYNAATDSGKQISIVHQLHQAPDHPVNIFHPETEYLKGLVLLAD
- the infB gene encoding translation initiation factor IF-2, with protein sequence MAEETQAVRRISKVAKEFNVGINTIIEFLKKKGYKDDFGPTSKLDEAMFKLVASEFQGDKNMKAESDKITLSFKKAQNAEPLEKTEKIEDKKDDDVEKPEYIIKDTTIGTVKPTASKTSTSAEKTPATKTEEKKTPETETTKPATEEQKPTAKTTADTEKTVKKEDSSNKKQVDNDILHLGPEKTVSPTIVGKIDLDSINAGGKKKKPEEKTETKNKKPDSIKKEEKPEVTTVKKDIKPTDSEKIPIKEETKVQEKVEPKKIEENTKPSSEKEIKQETSKVETEKPIETPKPEEKAADKKETSEAKEQKTTDGETKPEIFGIRVPKLAGPKIIGKVELPVEKPKESKSDGDSNANKKKKRKRIKKESTDFVNPNKANTLEKPQKENKNNDQTNKDKDKNKKSKKKKDFKKVAISDEEIQKQVSETLKELEHKTKNKAAKRRRDKRDVKEEERRRQMEVKEAEKSTLKVTEFVTVNELANLMSVNVMQVIQTCLNLGVIVSINQRLDAETMTVVADEFGYDIEFVDAEINETITDDEDENEEDRLTRNPVVTVMGHVDHGKTSLLDNIRKTNVIAGEAGGITQHIGAYEVHLANGRSITFLDTPGHEAFTAMRARGARLTDIAIIVVAADDRVMPQTIEAINHAQAANVPIVIAINKMDKPSANPEKIKEELAAIRILVEDWGGKYQSQEISAKQGTNLDLLLEKVLLEADLLDLRGNPTKRAEGTVIESSLDKGRGYIAKMLVQDGTLHQGDIVVAGSHYGKVKALFNDRNQKIENAGPSKPILMLGLNGAPQAGDNFVVFKNEHDAKALVNKRIQLQREIGLRTQKHITLDEIGRRIAIGDFKELNIIVKGDVDGSIEALSDSLLKLSNPEVQVNVIHKSVGQINEADIMLASASNAIIVGFQVRPSVNARKLAEQEQIDIRTYSVIYKAIEEIKDAIQGMLSPEIEERITCNVEVREVYKISKVGTVAGCMVQTGIITRNTRVRLIRDGIVIYTGYLGSLKRFKDDVKEVKSGYECGLNIENFNDIKVGDIIEGFEEVKIQRTL